One Campylobacter massiliensis DNA window includes the following coding sequences:
- a CDS encoding AEC family transporter: MFTQLLSIFIIIASGYGAKKFKVFEQKNASVFINYALCFALPALIFDKIYHVNIDTTLINVIATGFACSMLGAAAIFLACRFLKFNKATTVSAVLLGMFGNTVFMGMPIIKGFFGEDAMNEVIFYDQLATSIPISIFGPFILAFGAPAKVSLVQNVMKVVKFPPFVALILGFLLRGVPLPKVLFDALTLFAQSVVPVALFAIGIGLGFRSIKSCYKSTAVVIAGKMLLAPFIFILVTIVFSVNFGQIWMIGILQCAMPPMVLASAMIMKAELDSQLAVAAVAVGVAFSFISLPLLSYVFSLMA, translated from the coding sequence ATGTTTACGCAATTATTATCTATTTTTATCATTATCGCCTCAGGCTACGGGGCGAAAAAATTTAAAGTCTTTGAGCAAAAAAACGCCTCCGTATTCATAAACTACGCGCTTTGCTTCGCGCTTCCGGCGCTGATTTTCGACAAAATTTACCACGTAAACATCGACACTACGCTTATCAACGTCATCGCCACGGGCTTTGCTTGTTCGATGCTGGGCGCTGCGGCGATATTTTTGGCGTGCAGATTTTTAAAATTTAACAAAGCCACCACCGTGAGCGCCGTACTGCTGGGAATGTTCGGAAATACCGTATTTATGGGTATGCCTATCATCAAAGGCTTTTTCGGCGAGGACGCGATGAACGAAGTTATCTTTTACGATCAGTTAGCCACCTCGATCCCGATTAGCATTTTTGGGCCTTTTATCCTGGCTTTCGGCGCTCCGGCAAAGGTTTCGCTCGTGCAAAACGTGATGAAAGTAGTCAAATTTCCTCCTTTCGTCGCGCTCATCTTAGGCTTTTTGCTTCGCGGCGTTCCGCTTCCAAAGGTGCTATTTGACGCACTTACGCTTTTTGCGCAAAGCGTCGTTCCGGTAGCTCTTTTTGCGATCGGCATCGGACTTGGATTTCGCAGTATCAAGAGCTGCTATAAATCAACTGCAGTGGTAATCGCAGGCAAGATGTTGCTAGCGCCTTTTATTTTTATATTAGTCACGATAGTTTTTAGCGTAAATTTCGGTCAAATTTGGATGATAGGCATCCTGCAGTGCGCCATGCCGCCGATGGTGCTAGCAAGCGCGATGATCATGAAGGCAGAGCTTGATAGCCAGCTAGCTGTCGCCGCTGTGGCCGTGGGAGTCGCGTTTAGCTTTATTAGCCTGCCGCTTTTATCGTACGTTTTTAGCCTGATGGCATAA
- a CDS encoding response regulator transcription factor has protein sequence MTQILLVEDDETLSELISEYLSEQGYDVTVRADAKAALDTAYERNFDILILDVKLPKGDGFSLLRELRRLGDDTPAIFTTSLNALQDLEIGYKSGCDDYLKKPYELKELLLRIQILLKRKFSHVNDEFIELNGGYKFYPSSKTLRQNGQIVNLSNKESELLALFLENKNALLSKETIFEKIWNYGEEPSELSLRVYVKNLRRILGKDAIINRRGDGYIYV, from the coding sequence ATGACGCAAATTTTGCTCGTAGAGGACGATGAGACGCTAAGCGAACTCATCAGCGAGTATCTGAGCGAACAAGGCTACGACGTGACCGTTCGCGCCGATGCTAAAGCAGCCCTCGATACCGCCTACGAGCGAAATTTTGATATCCTCATCCTCGACGTCAAGCTACCTAAAGGCGACGGTTTCTCCCTTTTGCGCGAACTTAGGCGGCTTGGCGACGACACGCCTGCGATCTTTACCACCTCGCTAAACGCGCTACAAGACCTAGAGATCGGCTACAAAAGCGGCTGCGACGACTACTTAAAAAAGCCCTACGAGCTAAAAGAGCTTTTGCTTCGTATTCAAATTTTACTCAAGCGCAAATTTTCTCACGTAAATGACGAATTTATCGAGCTTAATGGTGGATATAAATTTTATCCAAGCTCCAAAACGCTCCGGCAAAACGGGCAAATCGTAAACCTCTCAAACAAAGAAAGCGAACTTTTGGCGCTATTTTTGGAAAATAAAAACGCGCTACTGAGCAAAGAGACGATATTTGAGAAAATTTGGAACTACGGCGAGGAGCCAAGCGAGCTGAGCCTGCGGGTTTACGTCAAAAACTTACGCCGCATTTTAGGCAAGGACGCGATCATAAATAGGCGCGGAGACGGCTATATTTATGTCTGA
- a CDS encoding sensor histidine kinase, with product MSERSAVIAKILSLYLITSTIFLGYFFTNDYKMKKEALISNEVKNLKEIKMGIYMKARMSGLGAVKSFTAEKDVKACIVAKSGQILYGEAGCAKFDDAQSSTVVSDGKVTIFEALQNMDEDGADELSTAKIALSGKDVTSELNLLRLRTALNLLIVLGVIMIIAFYLAKTALAPLHAKIAALNRFIKDSTHEINAPLSVILMSIETADKSSLSQRNLKRLNNIQTAAKTLSRTYEDLTYLSFGAERCAPKEELNLRDILNERLEFFAPFFAKRGLDLRLNLKDALINANGYELKRAVDNLLSNAVKYANQGGYVAVSLQDGELKISNSGEGLSKEQQDKIFERYTRFNEDQGGFGIGLNLVKRACENNAISVACESELGKETTFTLRWTH from the coding sequence ATGTCTGAGCGCTCCGCCGTTATAGCTAAAATCCTCTCGCTTTATCTCATCACTAGCACCATATTTTTGGGGTATTTTTTTACAAACGACTATAAAATGAAAAAGGAAGCCCTCATCTCAAACGAGGTAAAAAATCTAAAAGAGATCAAGATGGGTATCTACATGAAAGCGCGCATGTCCGGGCTTGGCGCAGTAAAAAGCTTTACCGCCGAAAAAGACGTCAAAGCCTGCATCGTAGCTAAAAGCGGTCAAATTTTATACGGCGAGGCGGGCTGCGCTAAATTTGACGACGCCCAGAGTAGCACGGTCGTATCGGACGGCAAGGTAACGATATTTGAGGCTTTGCAAAATATGGACGAAGATGGCGCCGACGAGCTATCGACGGCAAAAATCGCGCTAAGCGGCAAGGACGTCACGAGCGAGCTAAATTTGCTGCGACTGCGTACGGCGCTAAATTTGCTTATCGTTTTAGGCGTTATCATGATAATCGCCTTTTATCTAGCAAAGACCGCGCTAGCGCCGCTACACGCCAAGATCGCCGCGCTAAATCGCTTTATAAAAGACTCTACTCACGAGATAAACGCGCCCCTTAGCGTCATACTTATGAGCATCGAAACGGCAGATAAAAGTAGCCTAAGCCAGAGAAATCTAAAGCGCCTAAACAACATCCAAACCGCCGCCAAAACGCTAAGCCGTACCTATGAGGACCTCACGTATTTATCCTTTGGTGCCGAGCGCTGCGCACCAAAAGAGGAGCTAAATTTGAGAGACATTTTAAACGAGCGGCTCGAATTTTTTGCTCCGTTTTTTGCTAAACGAGGGCTTGATTTAAGGCTAAATTTAAAAGACGCTCTCATAAATGCAAACGGCTATGAGCTAAAACGTGCGGTGGATAACCTACTAAGCAACGCCGTAAAATACGCAAACCAAGGCGGCTACGTCGCGGTTAGTTTGCAAGACGGCGAGCTAAAAATCTCAAATAGCGGCGAGGGGCTAAGCAAAGAGCAGCAAGATAAAATTTTCGAGCGATACACGCGGTTTAACGAAGACCAAGGCGGTTTTGGCATCGGGCTAAATTTAGTCAAAAGAGCCTGCGAAAACAACGCTATATCCGTAGCCTGCGAAAGCGAACTAGGCAAAGAAACTACCTTTACGCTTAGGTGGACTCATTAA
- a CDS encoding bifunctional aconitate hydratase 2/2-methylisocitrate dehydratase — protein MDFFTQYEKHVKEREALGVPPLPLNEKQTKEVCKLLKQGGDRRSELINLLANRVNPGVDDAAKVKAEFLNEIINHGLEISGLDKIAAVNLLRPMLGGYSVIVLLESLKNGDEAVAQAACNVLKETIFVHDYFNDVAQLAKTNKFALEVLRSWAEAEWFRARESLPRRIRAAIFKVAGETNTDDLSPASEAYTRSDIPLHANAMLVKRQPGSLEMIRELKKGGLEVVYAGDVVGTGSSRKSGINSIQWHLGRKIEGVPNKKTGGIVIGTAIAPIFFNTAEDSGALPIVADSSALETGDVVDIYPYAGEIFRVGRVNLSAEGKFDAVQIYDEAKFENLNENAKPKGEPVARFTLAPNTIFDEIRAGGRIPLIIGRSLCGKARAALNLGAEDIFAKPAQPQADESEGYTLAQKIVGKACGVQGIRAGQYCEPATLTVGSQDTTGPMTRDEIKELASLGFSADFVLQSFCHTAAYPKPSDLETQRTLPKFMSSRGGVSLRPGDGVIHSWLNRMVLPDTVGTGGDSHTRFPIGVSFPAGSGLVAFAAVSGAMPLNMPGSVLVRFSGRLQKGVTLRDLVNAIPYYAIKRGLLTVEKKGKKNVFAGKILEIEGLENLKVEQAFELSDASAERSAAACAVNLSQQSVAEYVRSNVALIEAMIEAGYESRASLERRAAKMREWLAAPELLRADKNARYAEVIEINLDEIKEPILACPNDPDDVATLSEVLADSSRPHKIDEVFVGSCMTNIGHYRALGEALRGLGALPTRLWIAPPTKMDQALLEKEGYYDIFRAVGARTEVPGCSLCMGNQARVNDGATVFSTSTRNFDNRMGMGARVYLGSAELAAVCAVLGRLPSVSEYMSIVPQKLAGKEAQIYRYLNFNEIENFKI, from the coding sequence ATGGACTTTTTCACGCAGTACGAAAAACACGTAAAAGAGCGCGAGGCCCTAGGCGTGCCGCCGCTACCGCTAAACGAGAAGCAGACGAAGGAGGTTTGCAAGCTTTTAAAACAAGGCGGAGATAGGCGGAGCGAGCTTATAAATTTACTCGCAAATCGCGTAAATCCGGGCGTAGACGACGCGGCGAAGGTAAAGGCGGAGTTCTTAAACGAGATTATAAATCATGGACTTGAGATAAGCGGTCTTGATAAAATCGCCGCCGTAAATTTGCTGCGACCGATGCTTGGCGGATACAGCGTCATCGTGCTGCTTGAAAGCCTAAAAAACGGCGATGAGGCCGTAGCCCAGGCCGCCTGTAACGTACTAAAAGAGACGATTTTCGTACATGATTATTTTAACGACGTAGCGCAGCTTGCAAAAACCAATAAATTTGCGCTAGAAGTTCTGCGCTCATGGGCGGAGGCTGAGTGGTTTAGGGCGCGCGAGAGCCTGCCTAGGCGTATCAGGGCGGCGATCTTTAAGGTCGCCGGCGAAACCAACACCGACGATCTAAGCCCGGCTAGCGAGGCCTACACGCGCTCCGATATCCCGCTGCACGCAAACGCGATGCTAGTTAAGCGTCAGCCGGGTAGTCTAGAAATGATCCGCGAACTTAAAAAAGGCGGGCTAGAAGTCGTCTACGCTGGCGATGTCGTGGGTACGGGCAGTAGCCGAAAGAGCGGCATAAACTCCATCCAGTGGCACCTCGGGCGCAAGATAGAGGGCGTGCCGAACAAAAAAACGGGCGGTATCGTGATAGGAACGGCGATCGCGCCGATATTTTTTAACACTGCCGAGGATAGCGGCGCGCTACCTATAGTAGCCGACTCAAGCGCGCTAGAAACGGGCGACGTCGTGGATATCTACCCGTATGCGGGCGAGATCTTCCGCGTCGGGCGGGTAAATTTGAGCGCCGAGGGTAAATTTGATGCGGTTCAAATTTACGACGAAGCTAAATTTGAAAATTTAAACGAAAATGCTAAGCCCAAAGGCGAGCCGGTTGCTCGTTTTACGCTTGCGCCAAACACGATATTTGACGAGATCAGAGCCGGCGGACGCATACCACTCATCATCGGCCGCTCGCTTTGCGGTAAGGCCAGAGCCGCGCTAAATTTAGGCGCGGAGGATATATTTGCGAAGCCCGCGCAGCCGCAAGCGGACGAGAGCGAGGGCTACACGCTAGCTCAAAAGATCGTGGGCAAGGCCTGCGGCGTGCAGGGTATCAGAGCCGGGCAATACTGCGAACCGGCGACTCTAACCGTAGGCTCGCAGGACACCACCGGGCCGATGACGCGCGACGAGATCAAGGAGCTGGCAAGTCTTGGATTTTCAGCTGATTTCGTGCTGCAGAGCTTTTGTCACACGGCGGCGTATCCAAAGCCCAGCGACCTCGAGACGCAAAGGACGCTGCCTAAATTTATGAGCTCGCGCGGCGGAGTGAGCCTAAGGCCGGGCGACGGCGTCATACACTCGTGGCTAAACCGCATGGTGCTGCCCGATACCGTGGGCACTGGCGGTGACTCTCATACGCGGTTTCCTATCGGCGTGAGCTTCCCTGCGGGTAGCGGACTGGTGGCGTTTGCGGCGGTGTCCGGGGCTATGCCGCTAAATATGCCAGGCTCTGTGCTCGTGCGATTTAGCGGGCGGCTACAAAAGGGCGTGACGCTGCGCGATCTGGTAAATGCGATCCCGTACTACGCGATCAAGCGTGGACTGCTCACGGTCGAAAAGAAGGGCAAGAAAAACGTATTTGCCGGTAAAATTTTAGAGATCGAGGGGCTGGAAAATCTAAAAGTCGAGCAGGCCTTTGAGCTAAGCGACGCCTCTGCGGAGCGCTCTGCGGCGGCCTGCGCAGTAAATTTGAGCCAGCAGAGCGTCGCTGAATATGTCCGCTCAAACGTCGCTCTCATCGAGGCGATGATAGAGGCCGGGTATGAGAGCAGGGCGAGCCTGGAGCGCCGTGCGGCGAAAATGCGCGAGTGGCTAGCGGCGCCCGAGCTGCTGCGAGCCGACAAAAACGCGCGCTACGCCGAGGTGATCGAGATAAATTTGGACGAGATAAAAGAGCCCATCCTAGCCTGCCCGAACGACCCCGACGACGTCGCGACTCTGAGCGAAGTGCTAGCCGATAGCTCGCGCCCGCACAAGATTGACGAGGTATTTGTGGGTAGCTGCATGACAAATATCGGCCACTACCGAGCGCTCGGCGAAGCTCTGCGGGGACTTGGGGCGCTGCCGACTCGCCTTTGGATCGCGCCGCCTACCAAGATGGATCAGGCTCTGCTCGAAAAGGAGGGCTACTACGATATCTTCCGCGCGGTAGGCGCTCGCACGGAGGTGCCTGGATGCTCGCTTTGCATGGGTAACCAAGCCCGCGTAAACGACGGCGCAACCGTGTTTTCGACCTCGACGAGAAATTTTGATAACCGTATGGGCATGGGCGCGCGCGTGTATCTAGGCAGCGCCGAGCTAGCGGCAGTTTGCGCCGTATTAGGCAGGCTGCCTAGCGTGAGCGAATACATGAGCATAGTGCCCCAAAAGCTTGCGGGCAAAGAGGCACAGATCTATCGGTATCTAAATTTTAACGAGATAGAAAATTTTAAAATTTAG
- a CDS encoding methylated-DNA--[protein]-cysteine S-methyltransferase, with product MQKAYFNSPVGVLEICGDESGVCEINFVREFVRADVTDVNLKLCLSELEGYFKGELKTFKTRLNIGGTAFQRCVYENLQKIAYGQRVTYAQLAAMTGRPRAFRAAGSANAKNKIPIIVPCHRVIASNGLGGYSGGEGLATKIWLLEHEAKFKE from the coding sequence ATGCAAAAAGCGTATTTTAACTCGCCTGTGGGCGTTTTGGAAATTTGCGGCGACGAGAGCGGAGTTTGCGAGATAAATTTCGTGCGCGAATTCGTCCGCGCGGACGTAACGGACGTAAATTTAAAGCTCTGTTTAAGCGAGCTTGAGGGTTATTTTAAAGGCGAGCTTAAAACCTTTAAAACAAGACTAAATATCGGCGGCACGGCGTTTCAAAGGTGCGTTTACGAAAATCTGCAAAAGATCGCTTACGGGCAGCGCGTAACGTACGCCCAGCTGGCAGCGATGACGGGGCGGCCGAGAGCGTTTCGCGCGGCAGGCTCGGCAAACGCAAAAAACAAAATCCCCATCATCGTGCCCTGCCACAGAGTCATAGCCTCAAACGGCCTTGGCGGATACAGCGGCGGCGAAGGGCTGGCGACTAAAATTTGGCTTTTGGAGCACGAAGCTAAATTTAAGGAATAA
- a CDS encoding EamA family transporter, with protein MQEWALWALASAVFAALTAIFAKVGLEGIDSNFATFIRTLVIAAALILFLTYAKKWQPLGELSALNWLFLTLSGLATGASWLAYFKALQIGSASQVAPIDKLSVVLVVIFAVMFLDERPSVREWIGIALIASGVFTLVFANR; from the coding sequence ATGCAAGAGTGGGCTTTATGGGCGCTGGCTTCGGCGGTTTTTGCCGCGCTTACGGCGATTTTCGCCAAGGTCGGGCTTGAGGGTATAGACTCAAATTTTGCGACTTTTATCAGGACTCTAGTTATCGCAGCGGCTCTAATTTTGTTTCTCACATATGCTAAAAAGTGGCAGCCCCTTGGCGAGCTAAGTGCGCTAAACTGGCTATTTTTGACGCTTAGCGGACTGGCTACCGGCGCGTCGTGGTTGGCGTATTTTAAAGCGCTTCAGATAGGCTCCGCGTCGCAGGTAGCTCCGATAGATAAGCTTAGCGTCGTTTTGGTCGTCATTTTTGCGGTTATGTTTTTGGATGAACGCCCGAGCGTCAGAGAGTGGATCGGTATCGCGCTGATCGCTAGCGGCGTGTTTACGCTGGTTTTTGCAAATAGATAG